The bacterium genome has a segment encoding these proteins:
- the fabF gene encoding beta-ketoacyl-ACP synthase II has translation MRKAVSSPTNRVVVTGLGAVTPIGLGAEGFWAGLASGCNGVGEVTRFDASDFRSKLAAEVKDFHPEEWLDRRAAARMDRFVQFAMVAAQMAYENAGLGSFDFDPTRAGVIIGSGIGGSKGIEDGYSALGKRGPRGMSPFTVSLFLINMAACQVSIEYGLKGYLSAPSVACSTGAEAIGQAMRVLQRGDADLMFAGASEACIDVLAYGGFCATRSMTINPDPETASRPFDRNRNGFVMGEGAGIVVLEALDHARVRGAQIHAELIGYGNTADAHHLTAPHPEGDGMIRVMQAALDDAGIEPEQVDYINAHGTSTLLNDKCESAAVLEVFGEHARSMKMSSNKSMIGHLMAASGAVEFVATVMSIKKQMAPPTIHYRDPDPQCPLDYVANEAMALDLEVALKNSFGFGGGNASLAVRKMKG, from the coding sequence CTGAGAAAAGCAGTTTCCTCTCCCACCAACAGGGTGGTTGTCACAGGCCTGGGAGCCGTAACGCCCATTGGCCTTGGAGCCGAAGGGTTCTGGGCTGGGCTCGCTTCCGGATGCAATGGTGTCGGCGAGGTCACGCGTTTCGACGCCAGCGATTTCCGCTCGAAGTTGGCGGCCGAGGTCAAGGACTTCCATCCCGAGGAGTGGCTGGACCGAAGGGCCGCCGCGAGGATGGACCGTTTCGTCCAGTTCGCCATGGTGGCCGCGCAAATGGCCTATGAGAACGCGGGCTTGGGCTCATTCGACTTCGACCCCACACGCGCGGGTGTGATCATCGGCTCGGGAATAGGTGGCTCGAAGGGCATCGAGGACGGCTATTCGGCACTCGGAAAGCGCGGACCCCGCGGCATGAGCCCTTTTACGGTTTCGTTGTTCCTGATCAACATGGCGGCCTGCCAGGTGTCGATCGAGTACGGATTGAAGGGGTATCTGTCCGCTCCTTCCGTGGCCTGCTCGACCGGAGCGGAGGCGATCGGCCAGGCGATGCGGGTCCTGCAACGAGGTGATGCTGACTTGATGTTCGCCGGGGCCTCCGAGGCCTGCATCGACGTTCTCGCCTATGGCGGATTCTGCGCCACGCGGTCGATGACCATCAATCCGGACCCGGAAACGGCTAGCCGCCCCTTCGATCGCAATCGCAACGGTTTTGTCATGGGTGAGGGGGCGGGAATTGTCGTCTTGGAAGCGTTGGACCACGCGCGGGTCCGAGGTGCCCAGATCCATGCTGAACTGATCGGCTACGGGAACACAGCCGACGCCCACCATCTGACAGCGCCTCATCCCGAAGGCGACGGCATGATCCGCGTGATGCAGGCGGCCCTCGATGATGCCGGCATCGAACCAGAACAGGTCGACTACATCAACGCTCATGGGACATCGACCCTTCTCAACGACAAATGCGAGAGCGCTGCGGTCCTAGAGGTGTTCGGCGAACACGCCCGCTCCATGAAGATGAGCTCGAACAAGTCGATGATCGGCCATTTGATGGCGGCCTCCGGCGCTGTGGAGTTCGTCGCCACCGTCATGAGCATCAAGAAACAAATGGCCCCGCCCACAATCCACTACCGGGATCCGGATCCGCAATGTCCTCTCGACTACGTAGCCAACGAAGCGATGGCCCTCGACCTCGAGGTGGCATTGAAGAACTCGTTCGGGTTCGGTGGTGGCAATGCTAGTCTCGCCGTCAGGAAAATGAAGGGCTGA